One genomic segment of Clostridium estertheticum subsp. estertheticum includes these proteins:
- a CDS encoding histidine kinase — protein MDKLLNKKDLAERWQVSERTIDEYRLSGIVVPIKGLPCIRFNLQYIEKIEGNIPEKITIREKKLEKELIEVKKERDYLRTVFNNIITESNKCIGYCK, from the coding sequence GTGGACAAACTGTTAAATAAAAAAGACTTAGCAGAAAGATGGCAAGTATCTGAGAGAACTATTGATGAATATAGACTAAGCGGAATTGTTGTTCCAATCAAGGGATTACCTTGTATTAGATTTAATTTGCAATATATAGAGAAAATTGAAGGCAACATACCTGAAAAAATAACTATAAGAGAAAAAAAACTTGAAAAAGAACTGATAGAAGTTAAAAAAGAAAGAGACTACTTAAGAACTGTATTCAATAATATTATTACTGAAAGCAACAAATGCATTGGCTACTGTAAGTAA
- a CDS encoding helix-turn-helix transcriptional regulator → MNNKIREFIKDKGLKASDVIKETGLSKSYFYDVMNCNSIPSLTNARKISSTIGVTLDELFPNKKKGE, encoded by the coding sequence ATGAATAATAAAATAAGAGAATTTATAAAAGATAAAGGATTAAAGGCATCTGATGTTATTAAAGAAACTGGACTTTCCAAATCATATTTTTATGATGTTATGAATTGCAATAGTATTCCAAGTTTAACTAATGCAAGAAAGATATCTTCAACTATCGGAGTTACATTAGATGAACTTTTTCCAAATAAAAAAAAGGGGGAATAA
- a CDS encoding ORF6C domain-containing protein — translation MNNLQILNENGKLVVSSREVSENFGKRHDNVVLKINAIITSWTKDTALKNKVSKYFIEDTYKDESGKSNKQYLLSRDGFSFVVMGFTGRVADVWKTKYIEAFNEMERTLINGQPKLSQELQAIFVIDKRSTETNLRMDKLENDMPLFNIDCKELQALVRKIGIKSLGGYKTPAYQDNSLRGKVYADIQGQLKRQFGITRYEAIKRSQIDSARGIVSDYILPLYLQDDITLLNNQTTLKGVNI, via the coding sequence ATGAATAATTTACAAATATTAAATGAGAATGGGAAATTAGTAGTAAGTAGTAGAGAAGTTTCAGAAAATTTTGGTAAGAGACACGATAATGTAGTTTTAAAAATAAACGCTATAATAACTAGTTGGACAAAAGATACTGCCCTTAAAAATAAGGTGAGTAAATATTTTATAGAAGATACTTATAAAGACGAAAGTGGTAAATCAAATAAACAATATTTATTATCTAGGGATGGATTTAGTTTTGTAGTAATGGGGTTTACAGGAAGGGTGGCAGATGTATGGAAAACAAAATATATTGAAGCATTTAATGAAATGGAAAGAACATTAATAAATGGACAACCTAAATTAAGCCAAGAATTGCAAGCAATATTTGTAATAGATAAGCGGAGTACAGAAACAAATTTAAGGATGGATAAGTTAGAAAATGATATGCCACTATTCAATATAGATTGTAAGGAACTACAAGCACTAGTTAGAAAAATAGGCATTAAATCATTAGGTGGATATAAAACACCTGCATACCAAGATAATTCGCTTAGAGGAAAAGTTTATGCAGATATTCAAGGACAACTTAAAAGACAATTTGGCATTACTAGATATGAAGCTATAAAAAGATCACAAATTGATAGTGCTAGAGGAATAGTAAGTGACTATATATTACCACTTTATTTACAAGATGATATTACATTATTAAATAATCAAACTACGTTAAAGGGAGTGAATATATAA
- a CDS encoding helix-turn-helix domain-containing protein, whose amino-acid sequence MIGTIIKNLRKEKNLSLRSLAQSAGISKSTLSDVENSNNNPSIKTLEKIAIALDVSVKDLLTSEEKVEVAINSMTTISEMALKALSYNPIDSAENGLNPISPLFENENFSVEEQNEIANFIKYIITKRS is encoded by the coding sequence ATGATAGGAACTATTATTAAGAATTTAAGAAAAGAAAAGAATTTAAGTTTAAGGTCATTAGCTCAATCTGCTGGTATTTCTAAAAGCACATTAAGTGATGTTGAGAACTCTAACAATAATCCTTCAATAAAAACGCTTGAAAAAATTGCAATAGCTCTTGATGTATCAGTTAAGGACTTACTTACTTCCGAAGAAAAAGTAGAGGTCGCAATTAATTCTATGACTACAATATCTGAAATGGCTTTAAAGGCACTGTCATATAACCCGATAGATTCTGCTGAAAATGGGTTAAACCCAATTTCTCCACTTTTTGAAAATGAGAACTTTTCAGTAGAAGAACAGAATGAAATAGCTAATTTTATAAAATATATAATAACAAAG